From Argopecten irradians isolate NY chromosome 2, Ai_NY, whole genome shotgun sequence, the proteins below share one genomic window:
- the LOC138315118 gene encoding collagen alpha-1(X) chain-like isoform X3, with protein sequence MDKVMVSMLLFQRLNQELTMTGVNIGTRQRLSHSLAKTRSTLPVDYTGQKGAKGEPGPKGDSGMPGFNGDDGIDGQKGEKGDPGRKGDSGMPGFNGDDGLDGQKGTKGDIGLPGPIGLKGNIGTLGPRGPQGIAGPKGDQGIPGQVGQKGTSGIPGQSGSKGMTGPMGPQGAAGIPGKIGTKGDQGVPGKAGQKGNSGTNGLPGQPGAKGMPGPIGPKGTVGMPGKNGPKGDQGIPGSPGQKGNPGMPGISGPPGTKGMQGQLGYPGVPGLMGPKGDPGEGPPGLMGQKGEAGTQGPRGFTGPKGMKGDTCRSGELSEARIAFSARIKSDLVITNIFNEKILFDDIKLNIGSSYSTSGTFVCPVTGLYVFTWSTEVSSAHTLTTLLLVNGQERDRLHVQGSSANWNIGSATILVHLSVTDQVHIEAVTTPVETIIGTYSSFTGFFLRSI encoded by the exons ATGGATAAGGTTATGGTTTCAATGTTattatttcaaagattaaacCAGGAACTAACTATGACTGGGGTCAATATCGGGACACGTCAACGACTGAGCCATTCTCTGGCGAAGACCAGATCGACTCTTCCAGTCGATTACACAG GTCAGAAAGGAGCAAAGGGTGAGCCAGGACCTAAAGGCGATTCTGGCATGCCTGGCTTCAATGGTGACGATGGAATAGATG GCCAGAAAGGAGAAAAGGGTGATCCTGGACGTAAGGGAGATTCCGGGATGCCTGGTTTTAATGGAGACGATGGTCTAGAtg GTCAAAAAGGAACTAAGGGTGACATTGGACTTCCTGGACCAATAGGACTAAAAGGCAACATAGGGACACTTGGGCCGAGAGGACCCCAAGGGATTGCAGGTCCGAAAGGAGATCAAGGAATTCCTGGGCAGGTGGGACAAAAGGGAACTTCAGGGATACCTGGACAGTCGGGATCAAAAGGAATGACCGGTCCTATGGGGCCCCAAGGGGCTGCAGGAATACCTGGAAAGATCGGTACGAAAGGGGATCAAGGAGTTCCCGGAAAAGCGGGACAAAAAGGAAATTCAGGAACAAACGGATTACCTGGACAGCCAGGTGCTAAAGGAATGCCGGGCCCGATAGGACCAAAAGGGACTGTAGGAATGCCCGGAAAAAATGGTCCAAAAGGAGATCAAGGGATTCCTGGATCACCAGGACAAAAAGGAAATCCAGGAATGCCCGGGATATCGGGACCTCCGGGCACGAAAGGAATGCAGGGGCAACTGGGGTATCCAGGGGTCCCCGGACTAATGGGGCCTAAAGGGGACCCAGGAGAAGGACCACCTGGACTAATGGGACAAAAAGGCGAGGCTGGAACACAAGGGCCCAGAGGGTTCACGGGGCCAAAAGGAATGAAAGGAGATACATGCCGTTCAGGTGAATTATCTG aagCTCGCATTGCTTTTAGCGCAAGGATAAAATCTGACCTGGTCATCACCAACATATTTAACGAAAAGATTCTATTTGATGACATAAAGCTGAATATAGGATCAAGCTACTCCACGTCTGGAACCTTCGTGTGTCCAGTGACGGGTCTGTACGTCTTTACGTGGTCCACGGAGGTCAGTTCAGCACACACTCTCACCACCTTACTACTGGTAAATGGTCAAGAACGCGACCGCTTACACGTTCAGGGTTCCTCCGCCAACTGGAACATTGGCTCCGCTACGATACTGGTCCATCTAAGTGTCACAGACCAAGTACACATAGAGGCAGTGACTACACCAGTGGAGACGATCATAGGCACGTATTCTTCATTTACGGGATTTTTTTTACGTTCTATATAA
- the LOC138315118 gene encoding collagen alpha-1(X) chain-like isoform X2, producing MDKVMVSMLLFQRLNQELTMTGVNIGTRQRLSHSLAKTRSTLPVDYTGQKGAKGEPGPKGDSGMPGFNGDDGIDGQKGEKGDPGRKGDSGMPGFNGDDGLDGQKGEKGESGMPGFNGDDGMDGQKGTKGDIGLPGPIGLKGNIGTLGPRGPQGIAGPKGDQGIPGQVGQKGTSGIPGQSGSKGMTGPMGPQGAAGIPGKIGTKGDQGVPGKAGQKGNSGTNGLPGQPGAKGMPGPIGPKGTVGMPGKNGPKGDQGIPGSPGQKGNPGMPGISGPPGTKGMQGQLGYPGVPGLMGPKGDPGEGPPGLMGQKGEAGTQGPRGFTGPKGMKGDTCRSEARIAFSARIKSDLVITNIFNEKILFDDIKLNIGSSYSTSGTFVCPVTGLYVFTWSTEVSSAHTLTTLLLVNGQERDRLHVQGSSANWNIGSATILVHLSVTDQVHIEAVTTPVETIIGTYSSFTGFFLRSI from the exons ATGGATAAGGTTATGGTTTCAATGTTattatttcaaagattaaacCAGGAACTAACTATGACTGGGGTCAATATCGGGACACGTCAACGACTGAGCCATTCTCTGGCGAAGACCAGATCGACTCTTCCAGTCGATTACACAG GTCAGAAAGGAGCAAAGGGTGAGCCAGGACCTAAAGGCGATTCTGGCATGCCTGGCTTCAATGGTGACGATGGAATAGATG GCCAGAAAGGAGAAAAGGGTGATCCTGGACGTAAGGGAGATTCCGGGATGCCTGGTTTTAATGGAGACGATGGTCTAGAtg gTCAAAAAGGAGAAAAGGGTGAATCTGGTATGCCTGGTTTTAACGGAGATGACGGAATGGATG GTCAAAAAGGAACTAAGGGTGACATTGGACTTCCTGGACCAATAGGACTAAAAGGCAACATAGGGACACTTGGGCCGAGAGGACCCCAAGGGATTGCAGGTCCGAAAGGAGATCAAGGAATTCCTGGGCAGGTGGGACAAAAGGGAACTTCAGGGATACCTGGACAGTCGGGATCAAAAGGAATGACCGGTCCTATGGGGCCCCAAGGGGCTGCAGGAATACCTGGAAAGATCGGTACGAAAGGGGATCAAGGAGTTCCCGGAAAAGCGGGACAAAAAGGAAATTCAGGAACAAACGGATTACCTGGACAGCCAGGTGCTAAAGGAATGCCGGGCCCGATAGGACCAAAAGGGACTGTAGGAATGCCCGGAAAAAATGGTCCAAAAGGAGATCAAGGGATTCCTGGATCACCAGGACAAAAAGGAAATCCAGGAATGCCCGGGATATCGGGACCTCCGGGCACGAAAGGAATGCAGGGGCAACTGGGGTATCCAGGGGTCCCCGGACTAATGGGGCCTAAAGGGGACCCAGGAGAAGGACCACCTGGACTAATGGGACAAAAAGGCGAGGCTGGAACACAAGGGCCCAGAGGGTTCACGGGGCCAAAAGGAATGAAAGGAGATACATGCCGTTCAG aagCTCGCATTGCTTTTAGCGCAAGGATAAAATCTGACCTGGTCATCACCAACATATTTAACGAAAAGATTCTATTTGATGACATAAAGCTGAATATAGGATCAAGCTACTCCACGTCTGGAACCTTCGTGTGTCCAGTGACGGGTCTGTACGTCTTTACGTGGTCCACGGAGGTCAGTTCAGCACACACTCTCACCACCTTACTACTGGTAAATGGTCAAGAACGCGACCGCTTACACGTTCAGGGTTCCTCCGCCAACTGGAACATTGGCTCCGCTACGATACTGGTCCATCTAAGTGTCACAGACCAAGTACACATAGAGGCAGTGACTACACCAGTGGAGACGATCATAGGCACGTATTCTTCATTTACGGGATTTTTTTTACGTTCTATATAA
- the LOC138315118 gene encoding collagen alpha-1(X) chain-like isoform X1: MDKVMVSMLLFQRLNQELTMTGVNIGTRQRLSHSLAKTRSTLPVDYTGQKGAKGEPGPKGDSGMPGFNGDDGIDGQKGEKGDPGRKGDSGMPGFNGDDGLDGQKGEKGESGMPGFNGDDGMDGQKGTKGDIGLPGPIGLKGNIGTLGPRGPQGIAGPKGDQGIPGQVGQKGTSGIPGQSGSKGMTGPMGPQGAAGIPGKIGTKGDQGVPGKAGQKGNSGTNGLPGQPGAKGMPGPIGPKGTVGMPGKNGPKGDQGIPGSPGQKGNPGMPGISGPPGTKGMQGQLGYPGVPGLMGPKGDPGEGPPGLMGQKGEAGTQGPRGFTGPKGMKGDTCRSGELSEARIAFSARIKSDLVITNIFNEKILFDDIKLNIGSSYSTSGTFVCPVTGLYVFTWSTEVSSAHTLTTLLLVNGQERDRLHVQGSSANWNIGSATILVHLSVTDQVHIEAVTTPVETIIGTYSSFTGFFLRSI, from the exons ATGGATAAGGTTATGGTTTCAATGTTattatttcaaagattaaacCAGGAACTAACTATGACTGGGGTCAATATCGGGACACGTCAACGACTGAGCCATTCTCTGGCGAAGACCAGATCGACTCTTCCAGTCGATTACACAG GTCAGAAAGGAGCAAAGGGTGAGCCAGGACCTAAAGGCGATTCTGGCATGCCTGGCTTCAATGGTGACGATGGAATAGATG GCCAGAAAGGAGAAAAGGGTGATCCTGGACGTAAGGGAGATTCCGGGATGCCTGGTTTTAATGGAGACGATGGTCTAGAtg gTCAAAAAGGAGAAAAGGGTGAATCTGGTATGCCTGGTTTTAACGGAGATGACGGAATGGATG GTCAAAAAGGAACTAAGGGTGACATTGGACTTCCTGGACCAATAGGACTAAAAGGCAACATAGGGACACTTGGGCCGAGAGGACCCCAAGGGATTGCAGGTCCGAAAGGAGATCAAGGAATTCCTGGGCAGGTGGGACAAAAGGGAACTTCAGGGATACCTGGACAGTCGGGATCAAAAGGAATGACCGGTCCTATGGGGCCCCAAGGGGCTGCAGGAATACCTGGAAAGATCGGTACGAAAGGGGATCAAGGAGTTCCCGGAAAAGCGGGACAAAAAGGAAATTCAGGAACAAACGGATTACCTGGACAGCCAGGTGCTAAAGGAATGCCGGGCCCGATAGGACCAAAAGGGACTGTAGGAATGCCCGGAAAAAATGGTCCAAAAGGAGATCAAGGGATTCCTGGATCACCAGGACAAAAAGGAAATCCAGGAATGCCCGGGATATCGGGACCTCCGGGCACGAAAGGAATGCAGGGGCAACTGGGGTATCCAGGGGTCCCCGGACTAATGGGGCCTAAAGGGGACCCAGGAGAAGGACCACCTGGACTAATGGGACAAAAAGGCGAGGCTGGAACACAAGGGCCCAGAGGGTTCACGGGGCCAAAAGGAATGAAAGGAGATACATGCCGTTCAGGTGAATTATCTG aagCTCGCATTGCTTTTAGCGCAAGGATAAAATCTGACCTGGTCATCACCAACATATTTAACGAAAAGATTCTATTTGATGACATAAAGCTGAATATAGGATCAAGCTACTCCACGTCTGGAACCTTCGTGTGTCCAGTGACGGGTCTGTACGTCTTTACGTGGTCCACGGAGGTCAGTTCAGCACACACTCTCACCACCTTACTACTGGTAAATGGTCAAGAACGCGACCGCTTACACGTTCAGGGTTCCTCCGCCAACTGGAACATTGGCTCCGCTACGATACTGGTCCATCTAAGTGTCACAGACCAAGTACACATAGAGGCAGTGACTACACCAGTGGAGACGATCATAGGCACGTATTCTTCATTTACGGGATTTTTTTTACGTTCTATATAA